The Bacillus zhangzhouensis region TTCAACACACAGGTAACAAATACAATACTGAAGTCACAAAACCATCAATTCATATTTCAGCCTTCCCTAATCTTCGTTATAATAGAAAAATGACTGAAAGTAGAAAGAGGAATGTCACATGAACCATTATGATGTCATTGTCATTGGAGGCGGACCTTCTGGACTGATGGCTGCGATTGCATCAGCAGAGCACGGCGCTACTGTTCTGTTAATTGACAAAGGAAACAAACTTGGCAGAAAGCTGGCCATTTCTGGCGGCGGACGCTGTAACGTCACCAATCGCCTTCCAGTAGAAGAAATCATCAAGCATATTCCGGGAAACGGCCGTTTTCTATATAGTGCATTTTCTGAGTTCAACAACGAGGATATTATTTCGTTTTTTGAAAACCTTGGCATTGAACTAAAAGAAGAAGACCATGGACGTATGTTCCCTGTCTCAAATAAAGCACAATCTGTTGTGGATGCCCTTCTAGACAGGCTCCGCGCCCTCAATGTCACCATTCGAACGAACGAAAAGATTAAAACGGTTCTGTATCAAGACGGACAAGCAGCTGGAATTGTTACAAATAATGATGAAAAAATTTCAAGTAAAGCTGTCGTCATTGCTGTAGGCGGAAAAAGTGTGCCGCATACCGGTTCTACTGGTGACGGCTATGCATGGGCAGAAGCAGCCGGTCATACTATCACAGAGCTCTTCCCAACGGAGGTACCGGTCACATCAGATGAACGATTTATTAAAGAAAAAGTGCTTCAAGGTCTTTCTTTAAGAAGTGTGGCTGTCAGTGTTTTAAATAAAAAAGGGAAACCTGTCGTCACACATGTCATGGATATGATCTTTACTCACTTTGGTTTATCAGGTCCTGCTGTTCTTAGATGCAGCGGATTTGTTGTGAAAGAATTGAAAAAACAGCAGGTCGTCCGTCTTCAAATTGACTTATATCCGAAGCTAAATGACGAGGAACTATTCCAAAAGCTTCAACGAGACCTAAAAAATGAACCGAAGAAAGCCATTAAAAATGTCCTTAAATCTTGGATGCAAGAACGCTATTTATTGTTTCTGTTAGAACGGAACGATATTGATCCACAAGACACATTTTCTGGTTTAGCCAAGGATAAACTGCGTGCATTTGCCCATGATTGCAAACATTTTATTGTTCATGCAAATGGGACGCTATCCTTGGACAAAGCGTTTGTGACAGGAGGCGGCGTTTCTGTAAAGGAAATTGACCCGAAGAAAATGGCATCTAAAAAAATGCCAGGTCTTTATTTCTGCGGAGAAATTCTAGACATTCACGGTTACACAGGCGGATACAATATCACGTCAGCACTTGTGACAGGCAGGCTTGCCGGTATGAATGCTGCACTAGAAGCAAAGGAGAGAGATCAATGATCAGACGTGCACTGCCGATTGTTCTTGCGGTCGTTATCAGTTTGACTGCCGCTGTTTTCTTGAAGCTGTCCATTTCCCCGTTAAAAATCGCCATTGTTTTGGCGTTTACCATTTTCGCTGTATGTTTAAAAGAATATGTTTACCGTCTTCGCAAACGAATTGAGGAAAAGTCGTCTTCCCATATCAATAGTTGATAAATGGAAACAAAACCTGTTACGGTAAGTCACCAACAGGTGGGACTGAACCTGCGCAGGCTTTTCGCGATTCCCTTCGCTATACATTTTTATTGATTAAGTCATTGCGTAAATTTTTGCGCAATCGTCCAGTCTGTGGGCTGGAAAGAGATTGAACATCTAGAGGAAGAACTCGCCGAGGATATCGAAGACATATGCAGCGGTGAAGGATTAACGATAGAGAACCTAATGTATTCACTGCAACAAGCACCGTTTATATAATGACGCCAGCTAATCAAAGAAAAAGAACCCTTCAAGCAGGGTTCTTTTTTGATGCCGTCTATTTTTTATATAAAATGAGAGCAGAAAAACAGTAGAGCTGTTCCCCTCCTTGCTCACAGATCACCGCTACATTGTACTTGATGTCAATGATTTGGTCGTCATCCATTCCTTTTAAAAAATGATTGATTTCGCTCTGCAAATCTTTCTCATGTTCTTCATCAAATACAGCTACCTTTAGCACCTATGCCACTCTCCCTTCTCTCGCTACACTATCTTTATGCACATAGAGAGAGACATATGAACAAAAAAACCTTTCATCTCATTGATGAAAGGCTTTCTGTTTACAGTTTCGGTTTTGTTTCTCCTGTCCAAGCGAGCATCCCGCCTGCGACATTGGTCGCACGGTAGCCTTGATCTTCTAGGTAATAGCAGACATTTTCACTGCGTTTACCAGAGCGGCAAATAATATAATATTCCTGCGTTTGATCAAATGCATCCAGTTTCTCAGGGATATCACCCATTCGAATGTGTACCGCTTCCGGGATCATACCTTCTGCTACCTCTTCATCCTCACGTACATCAACAAGCTGAATGGCATCTTCCTGCTCCAGCTTTTGTTTTAATTCTTCTATTGAAATTTCTTTCACTGACACGATTCTCCTCTCTCCTTTTCATCACGGTGACACCATTATAGCAAATGATTCACTTCACTGCGTATCCACCTGCTTCGATTGAAGGAAAGACGGCAGACGTTTCTTCACTTCGGCTGTCTGTAGTTCACATTCAAACTCTACTTTTTTAAAGATTTGATAGGCCAGCCACATATGACCGTAGGCGAGTATGCTCACGCTAAAAAACGGCACGATTCCCGGTAAATAAGCAAACAGAACAAACAGCACAGCCGAGAAAACAAGCATAGACAGTGTATATTGCAAATATGAGACACCAAGCAGAAGAGAGAATTTCAGATAGAGACGTTTTTTCCAATCATAATGAGCAAGCAGCGGAAAAATATAAAATAAACTCACAATAAACAGAAAACCGAAAATATATATAAAAAAGCGAAGCACATGTAAGAGCCAGCTGGTCGGATAAATATAAGCAAGGTCTACATAAATAATCGTTCCAATGATGAATAGCATTACTCCAATGATGTTAGAGCGTACAAACTCCTCCCGGTATACCTTCCAAAAAGTACGGGAAACATTGACCTGCTCATGTCCTTGTATCCACTTTCTCATCACGGAAAATAACGCAGTGGTCGCAGGCATCAAGCCAAAGATGCCAAGCCCCAGGATAGTGAACAAAAGCCATAACAAATTCGTATAGGCGAGTCTCATGATCCACTCACACATCCTCAGCATTCTGCTCATTGAACCATCATGATCCATCTCTTTCCCCTCCTCACTTTCTCTTTACACCTTCTCTTTATG contains the following coding sequences:
- a CDS encoding NAD(P)/FAD-dependent oxidoreductase gives rise to the protein MNHYDVIVIGGGPSGLMAAIASAEHGATVLLIDKGNKLGRKLAISGGGRCNVTNRLPVEEIIKHIPGNGRFLYSAFSEFNNEDIISFFENLGIELKEEDHGRMFPVSNKAQSVVDALLDRLRALNVTIRTNEKIKTVLYQDGQAAGIVTNNDEKISSKAVVIAVGGKSVPHTGSTGDGYAWAEAAGHTITELFPTEVPVTSDERFIKEKVLQGLSLRSVAVSVLNKKGKPVVTHVMDMIFTHFGLSGPAVLRCSGFVVKELKKQQVVRLQIDLYPKLNDEELFQKLQRDLKNEPKKAIKNVLKSWMQERYLLFLLERNDIDPQDTFSGLAKDKLRAFAHDCKHFIVHANGTLSLDKAFVTGGGVSVKEIDPKKMASKKMPGLYFCGEILDIHGYTGGYNITSALVTGRLAGMNAALEAKERDQ
- a CDS encoding sporulation protein Cse60, with the protein product MLKVAVFDEEHEKDLQSEINHFLKGMDDDQIIDIKYNVAVICEQGGEQLYCFSALILYKK
- a CDS encoding rhodanese-like domain-containing protein, which produces MSVKEISIEELKQKLEQEDAIQLVDVREDEEVAEGMIPEAVHIRMGDIPEKLDAFDQTQEYYIICRSGKRSENVCYYLEDQGYRATNVAGGMLAWTGETKPKL
- a CDS encoding YesL family protein — protein: MDHDGSMSRMLRMCEWIMRLAYTNLLWLLFTILGLGIFGLMPATTALFSVMRKWIQGHEQVNVSRTFWKVYREEFVRSNIIGVMLFIIGTIIYVDLAYIYPTSWLLHVLRFFIYIFGFLFIVSLFYIFPLLAHYDWKKRLYLKFSLLLGVSYLQYTLSMLVFSAVLFVLFAYLPGIVPFFSVSILAYGHMWLAYQIFKKVEFECELQTAEVKKRLPSFLQSKQVDTQ